Proteins encoded together in one Sinorhizobium sp. B11 window:
- a CDS encoding carbohydrate ABC transporter permease, with protein sequence MTRIYSPWRLAFVVLTLFVFLMPPIWLFLSSLKSQQEIFQWPPTILPAQPTLQNFVDTVSRAKFLIFFRNSAIVSVLSALLSVTISVMAGYALAKFRFKGDTLFFLLIMSSLMVPLQIIMIPVFLVLRDLNLLDTLAGIIIAPAATPTGVFLMRQYITNIPDSLLEAARLDGTPEWRILWRIIVPLAIPAIGTLLAFNLVWRWNDYLWPFLIISDQDKWTVQVALANTVGRFGINWPRLLSMSVLSVLPVLVMFTALQRMLMSGLMAGATKE encoded by the coding sequence ATGACACGCATCTATTCTCCCTGGCGACTGGCCTTCGTCGTGCTGACCTTGTTCGTCTTCCTGATGCCGCCGATCTGGCTTTTCCTGTCTTCGTTGAAATCACAACAGGAGATCTTCCAGTGGCCGCCAACGATTTTGCCGGCCCAGCCGACCTTGCAGAATTTTGTCGACACGGTGTCGCGCGCGAAGTTCCTCATCTTCTTCCGTAATTCGGCCATTGTCTCCGTGCTTTCGGCGCTACTGTCCGTCACCATCAGCGTCATGGCTGGCTACGCGCTCGCGAAATTTCGGTTCAAGGGAGACACACTTTTCTTCCTGCTCATCATGTCGTCGTTGATGGTGCCGTTGCAGATCATCATGATCCCGGTGTTTCTGGTGCTGCGGGATCTCAATCTTCTCGACACGCTGGCAGGTATCATCATCGCGCCGGCGGCAACCCCGACCGGGGTCTTCCTTATGCGCCAATACATCACCAACATTCCTGACAGTCTTCTGGAGGCGGCACGACTCGACGGTACGCCGGAATGGCGGATCCTGTGGCGGATCATTGTTCCGCTCGCCATACCTGCGATCGGCACGCTGCTCGCCTTCAATCTCGTATGGCGCTGGAACGATTATCTTTGGCCGTTCCTGATCATCAGTGACCAGGACAAATGGACAGTCCAGGTCGCGCTTGCCAATACGGTCGGGCGCTTCGGTATCAACTGGCCGAGGCTGCTGTCGATGTCGGTGCTTTCGGTGCTGCCCGTGCTCGTCATGTTTACAGCCCTGCAGCGCATGTTGATGAGCGGCCTGATGGCGGGCGCAACGAAGGAATAG
- a CDS encoding ROK family protein, whose product MVAGVDLGGTKILAGLADLQGRILAKAEEPTEHGADAPVLRQIPRMILSLLQENRERGPLLKAVVGVPGAVSPETGLASLSPHLAIPADQPLAALLAHALPCPVVVENDVNLGAFAEATLGKGQDQDSLAFIAFGTGVGMGLVIGGKLFRGRHGRAGELGFLPLGPNPHQAAPQARAGLFEDQVDSPAVRSLYGDGTLPVAEIFARALAGDGQAVAAIETLAKSASVGLAAVQALFDPALIVLGGGIGSRREFVDAVRRHMPMLLPFETRIEATGIGPEAGMLGALMLGLTDHAAIEKAEKQEAVR is encoded by the coding sequence ATGGTCGCCGGCGTCGACCTCGGCGGTACCAAGATCCTGGCAGGGCTTGCCGATCTGCAGGGACGTATTCTGGCAAAGGCCGAAGAGCCGACCGAACATGGCGCGGACGCTCCTGTATTGCGGCAAATTCCGCGGATGATTTTGTCACTGCTGCAGGAAAATCGCGAACGCGGTCCGTTGCTTAAGGCTGTCGTCGGCGTACCGGGGGCGGTCTCGCCGGAAACGGGGCTTGCTTCGCTTTCCCCTCACTTGGCCATACCGGCCGATCAGCCGCTCGCTGCGTTGCTCGCACATGCTCTGCCGTGCCCCGTCGTGGTTGAGAACGACGTGAACCTCGGGGCGTTTGCCGAAGCCACGCTCGGCAAAGGACAGGATCAGGATTCGCTTGCATTTATCGCCTTCGGAACCGGCGTCGGCATGGGGCTGGTCATCGGTGGAAAACTCTTCCGCGGCCGGCATGGAAGAGCAGGAGAACTTGGTTTTCTTCCGTTAGGTCCCAATCCTCATCAGGCGGCGCCGCAGGCACGCGCCGGTCTCTTCGAGGATCAGGTTGATTCGCCCGCAGTGCGCAGCCTCTATGGCGATGGCACACTGCCAGTCGCCGAGATATTCGCTCGTGCTTTGGCTGGAGACGGGCAAGCTGTCGCCGCCATCGAAACGCTCGCGAAATCGGCCTCGGTCGGCCTTGCCGCCGTACAGGCCCTCTTCGATCCCGCCCTCATCGTGCTGGGCGGAGGCATAGGCTCGCGCCGCGAGTTCGTCGATGCCGTCAGGCGTCACATGCCGATGTTGCTGCCGTTTGAAACACGTATCGAGGCAACCGGGATCGGCCCTGAAGCCGGCATGCTCGGGGCGCTCATGCTCGGCCTGACCGACCATGCAGCAATTGAGAAGGCAGAAAAACAGGAAGCCGTCCGATGA
- a CDS encoding glycogen debranching protein codes for MSSAQSKSQVLTPLDDGQLRSSTPVLVPFMAPRLQGDCRPEGRIELSLWGAGKLVNLTFTGWSAPFTYAPNRVEAHGGGLYVAQSAPALFLKGAKLRTFIPARRCAWWGATAKREPIERQEGRRIARTGWGVAIAEQRPDGIFVTAGATIGEALAALELDQTKLIAEANAYVTRCDAMPEAPALMRSMISQSLHAAFSSIRQDEHGAFAGLAAGQAYSAPARTYYRDGYWTLQALLDREPDAVRAQIDLLARGVQDNGEAPSGVILTGRGQAEEWEKVRVTDPRIKEEHLRPGDWWSDHFDSPLFFILTIGDYINATGDGSPLSLYWDKVVAIFDRYCSFDETGTGLPIKPRHDRDWADNVYRHGYVAYDLGLWIGALDVIAKHGAALDKAFASKAAAVAQKARASLDEALLQPGGTYADYGTKVDFVEDHLTLDSLTLLRFKAVSPERAKGVLAKVQEILESRNNGEQPYGDWGVLCAYPPFKRPKDTREKSYFAYRYHNGSDWPYLSGLYAEQRLAYGLDGADYPLLRWWETCLEEGWMGAVEYFSPPWGRGSLLQGWSSMPAAAALAYKDRLPDAIR; via the coding sequence ATGAGTTCAGCACAATCAAAATCACAGGTTCTGACACCGCTTGACGACGGACAGCTTCGCTCGTCGACGCCGGTGCTCGTCCCGTTCATGGCCCCGCGCCTGCAGGGTGATTGTCGACCGGAAGGCAGGATCGAGCTTTCGCTATGGGGTGCGGGCAAGCTCGTCAATCTGACGTTCACCGGCTGGAGCGCCCCTTTCACTTATGCACCGAACCGCGTGGAAGCGCATGGTGGAGGGCTTTATGTGGCGCAGTCGGCACCGGCGCTCTTCTTGAAAGGTGCAAAGCTGCGGACCTTCATCCCTGCACGGCGCTGCGCCTGGTGGGGCGCGACCGCGAAGCGCGAACCCATCGAACGGCAAGAGGGTCGTCGCATTGCCCGCACCGGCTGGGGCGTCGCCATCGCGGAGCAAAGGCCTGACGGCATCTTCGTGACGGCCGGTGCGACGATCGGGGAAGCACTTGCAGCTCTTGAGCTCGACCAGACGAAACTGATTGCCGAGGCCAATGCCTATGTCACGCGTTGCGACGCGATGCCCGAGGCGCCTGCTCTGATGCGCAGCATGATCTCGCAAAGCCTGCACGCCGCCTTTTCGAGCATAAGACAGGACGAGCACGGCGCCTTTGCCGGCCTTGCCGCCGGACAGGCCTACAGCGCGCCGGCTCGTACCTATTACCGGGACGGCTATTGGACACTCCAGGCTCTCCTGGATCGGGAACCGGACGCCGTCCGCGCCCAGATCGATCTTCTGGCACGAGGGGTACAGGACAACGGCGAAGCGCCGAGCGGCGTCATCCTGACAGGACGAGGACAGGCCGAGGAATGGGAAAAGGTACGCGTGACAGATCCACGGATCAAAGAGGAGCACCTTCGACCCGGCGACTGGTGGAGCGACCATTTCGACAGCCCGCTCTTCTTCATTCTGACGATCGGCGACTACATCAATGCGACCGGCGACGGTTCGCCGCTTTCCCTCTACTGGGATAAGGTGGTGGCGATCTTCGATCGTTACTGCAGCTTCGACGAAACCGGAACAGGCTTGCCGATCAAGCCGCGGCACGACCGCGATTGGGCCGACAACGTTTATCGTCACGGTTATGTCGCCTATGATCTCGGCCTGTGGATCGGGGCCCTCGACGTCATCGCAAAGCACGGCGCCGCGCTCGACAAAGCCTTTGCGTCGAAGGCGGCAGCCGTGGCGCAAAAGGCGCGTGCTTCGCTGGACGAGGCGCTTCTGCAACCGGGCGGCACTTACGCGGACTACGGGACAAAGGTAGATTTCGTCGAAGACCATCTGACGCTCGACAGCCTGACGCTGCTTCGCTTCAAGGCGGTTTCTCCCGAGCGGGCGAAAGGCGTTCTCGCCAAGGTCCAGGAGATCCTGGAAAGTCGCAACAATGGCGAACAGCCTTACGGAGACTGGGGCGTGCTTTGCGCCTATCCGCCGTTCAAGCGCCCCAAGGATACGCGTGAGAAATCCTATTTCGCCTATCGCTACCACAATGGCTCAGACTGGCCCTATCTTTCCGGGCTCTATGCCGAGCAACGGCTTGCATACGGCCTGGACGGCGCGGATTACCCGCTCCTGCGCTGGTGGGAGACCTGCCTCGAAGAAGGCTGGATGGGAGCGGTCGAATATTTCTCGCCACCCTGGGGACGCGGCTCGCTGCTTCAGGGATGGAGCAGCATGCCGGCCGCCGCCGCGCTTGCCTACAAGGATAGGCTGCCAGACGCGATCCGCTAG